Proteins from a genomic interval of Trifolium pratense cultivar HEN17-A07 linkage group LG6, ARS_RC_1.1, whole genome shotgun sequence:
- the LOC123890100 gene encoding protein MNN4-like, producing the protein MEDSIPIKIEDKTPVDVKEEKVEIEKDLEIKEKKHKDDEDKGGDDEDKKKKKDKEKKKKDKTGVDEKEGKDKKDKEKKKKEKDEKIDDEDGDEKKDKEKKKKEKKDKGKEDGEKDKDGEEKKKEKKKDKKNEDEEEVRDIDIEEDDKKEGKEKKKKKEDKGEKKEKKKTNDPSKLKQKLEKLNAKLEALLEKKADLERQIKESEDGGHEINVKDKE; encoded by the coding sequence ATGGAAGACTCCATTCCAATCAAGATCGAGGATAAAACACCAGTTGATGTAAAGGAAGAGAAGGTTGAGATAGAAAAAGATCTTGAGATTAAAGAAAAGAAGCATAAGGATGATGAAGATAAAGGTGGAGATGAtgaagataaaaagaaaaagaaggataaggagaagaaaaagaaggacaAAACTGGTGTAGATGAGAAGGAAGGTAAGGATAAGAAGGacaaggagaagaagaaaaaggaaaaagatgagaaaattgatgatgaagatggtgATGAAAAGAAGGAtaaggagaaaaagaaaaaggaaaagaaggatAAGGGAAAAGAAGATGGAGAAAAAGACAAGGATGgtgaagaaaagaagaaggaaaagaagaaggacaagaagaatgaagatgaagaagaagtaaGGGATATTGATATAGAAGAAGATGATAAGAAAGAAGgtaaagagaagaagaagaaaaaagaagacaagggagagaagaaggagaagaagaagaccAATGATCCTAGTAAGCTGAAACAGAAGCTTGAAAAATTGAATGCAAAGTTAGAAGCACTTTTGGAAAAGAAGGCAGATCTAGAAAGGCAGATTAAAGAAAGTGAAGATGGAGGTCATGAAATTAATGTGAAGGACAAGGAATAG